One region of Ornithorhynchus anatinus isolate Pmale09 chromosome X5, mOrnAna1.pri.v4, whole genome shotgun sequence genomic DNA includes:
- the DENND4B gene encoding LOW QUALITY PROTEIN: DENN domain-containing protein 4B (The sequence of the model RefSeq protein was modified relative to this genomic sequence to represent the inferred CDS: inserted 2 bases in 1 codon), with product MEADAVSAGGAMAEDRPPRLVDYFVVAGLAAGAAGPGEDEEAAGGPALAPRPADPITDVAVVARALGEEVPQGFTWVRASAGGHPLEQGSGLLAGPPPAICYRRGRDKAPLVELGVLYEGKERPKPGFQVLDTTPYSHSANLAPPGPGHPRTYLTYRRAAGGAGLHTLGITDLCLVLPGRGEGTPHTYRRVPRGLRPSLWGPAVYLCYKVGVAKAHTLVYEAGLLGRYPPEDNEAFPLPESVPTFCLPTGATIECWPSHTKYPVPVFSTFVLTSATGDKVYGAALQFYEEYPRSRLSERQSRALGLLSAVERGRALGGRAVRARRAVAVLSRWPAFPAFRVFLTFLYRYSVSGPHRLPLEAHISHFIHNVPFPSPQRPRILVQMSPYDSLLLCQPVSSPLPLSGASFLRLLQSLGPDLAVTLLLAVLTEHKLLVHSLRPDLLTSVCEALVSMIFPLHWQCPYIPLCPLVLADVLNAPVPFIVGVHSSYFDLHDPPTDVICVDLDTNTLFQTEEKKLPSPRSLPRRPYRVLLATLTALYQQLDQTYTGPEEEMSLEFVLTDYEAVCGHRARLEREVQAAFLRFMACLLKGYRAYLRPLTQAPSERARDVANLFSLQEFLKSRERSSHKLYGQLLRTQMFSQFIEECSFGTARPGPAHATAALEFFDSCVDKVHPEQERPEPAPLLDLEEPTGSELTVFITPPEEPPAPEGAEPPPVYCYDGFPELRAELFEPPEEVPAPSAAGPPRSTPSSPAPRRSKQEMKVAQQVAQRLAAVPELWARCLLGHCYGLWFLCLPAYVRTAPSKVQALHAAYRVLRQMERRKVVLPDEVCYRVLMQLCSHYGQPVLSVRVLLDMRRAGIVPNTVTYGYYNKAVLESRWPAGTAGGRLRWAKLRHVVLGTAQFRHGLRERQRRAQRAAGRPRPGERGRREGGRGRPRDDPPERPPPIRPLQRQTTWAGRSLRDLARSPGRLVKSSSLGSARLDEPSIEAGVAQMIEAMGALEPHGSPWPNGSLSDVSLAAGEEPGPRPAAAARRTPSXPGRGGSGPGGTPRRGLGDRLQRLLTPSRRSPLRPPPDGGAARPRERPGSTASESSASLDSEWDLSDTSGGSLGLQPSVERLGDAPPACQPPPLEVLLSSCSLCPACDSLVFDEDIMAGWAPDDSNLNTTCPFCAHPFAPLLSVRILDARPSGPPAAAAPGRDAPVPGGPGPVLSDRRLCLALDGPDVHNGAWPPAPAPRREAGGGAWAYLSPLVLRKELESLVEHEGSEVLARPDLVAAHPVLFWNLLWFFQRLALPSTLPGLLPALAPAPACDGDAAAQISPRPAPPSRPPPAPAQIRLLWDVLTPDPSGCPPLYVVWRMHSQVPQRVAWTGPVPPALSLELLEGILFHVGLGELHKAIGLLMETLRGLSSQTLRLQRSIYREILFLTLVALGKDHVDIAGFDKKYKSAFSKLAGSLGKEELQRQRAQMPSVKAIDCRKCFGGSSLEC from the exons ATGGAGGCAG atgcGGTGAGCGCCGGGGGGGCCATGGCGGAGGACCGCCCCCCCCGGCTGGTGGATTACTTCGTGGTGGCCGGCCTGGccgccggggccgcggggccgggcgaggacgaggaggcggccgggggcccggccctcGCCCCGCGCCCGGCCGACCCCATCACCGACGTGGCGGTGGTGGCCCGGGccctgggggaggaggtgccCCAGGGCTTCACCTGGGTCCGGGCCTCGGCCGGCGGCCACCCCCTGGAGCAGGGGTCCGGCCTCctggccgggccgccccccgccatcTGCTACCGCCGCGGCCGCGACAAGGCGCccctggtggagctggg GGTGCTGTATGAGGGCAAGGAGCGGCCCAAGCCCGGCTTCCAGGTGCTGGACACGACGCCCTACAGCCATTCGGCCAACctggccccgccgggccccggccacCCTCGCACCTACCTCACCTACCGGCGGGCTGCCGGCGGGGCGGGCCTGCACACCCTGGGCATCACCGACCTGTGCCTGGTGCTGCCCGGCCGCGGCGAGGGCACCCCGCATACCTACCGCCGCGTGCCCCGCGGCCTGCGCCCCAGCCTG TGGGGCCCGGCCGTCTACCTGTGCTACAAGGTCGGCGTCGCCAAAGCCCACACTCTGGTCTACGAGGCAG GGCTGCTGGGGCGCTACCCGCCGGAGGACAACGAGGCTTTCCCGCTGCCCGAGTCGGTGCCCACCTTCTGCCTGCCCACGGGCGCCACCATCGAGTGCTGGCCCTCCCACACCAAGTACCCCGTCCCCGTCTTCTCCACCTTCGTGCTGACCAGCGCCACCGGGGACAAG GTGTACGGGGCGGCGCTGCAGTTCTACGAGGAGTACCCGCGGTCCCGCCTGTCGGAGCGCCAGAGCCGGGCGCTGGGCCTGCTGAGCGCCGTGGAGCGGGGCCGGGCGCTGGGGGGCCGGGCCGTGCGGGCCCGCCGGGCCGTGGCCGTCCTGTCCCGCTGGCCGGCCTTCCCGGCCTTCCGcgtcttcctcaccttcctctaCCGCTACTCCGTGTCCGGCCCCCACCGCCTGCCCCTGGAGGC GCACATATCTCACTTCATTCACaacgtcccctttccctctccccagagaCCCCGCATCCTTGTACAG ATGTCTCCCTACgacagcctcctcctctgccagcccgtctcctccccgctgcccctcag cGGCGCCAGCTTCCTGCGGCTGCTGCAGAGCCTGGGCCCGGACCTGGCGGTCACCCTGCTGCTGGCCGTGCTGACCGAGCACAAGCTCCTCGTCCACTCCCTGCGGCCGGACCTGCTGACCAGCGTCTGCGAGGCCCTCGTCTCG atGATCTTCCCGCTGCACTGGCAGTGTCCGTACATCCCGCTGTGCCCGCTGGTGCTCGCGGACGTGCTGAACGCCCCCGTCCCCTTCATCGTGGGCGTCCACTCCAGCTACTTCGACCTGCACGACCCCCCCACCGACGTCATCTGCGTCGACCTGGACACCAACACGCTCTTCCA gACGGAGGAGAAGAAACTTCCGTCTCCCCGCTCTCTGCCCCGCCGGCCCTACAGAGTCCTGCTGGCCACGCTGACCGCCCTCTACCAGCAGCTGGACCAGA CGTACACGGGTCCGGAAGAGGAGATGTCGCTGGAGTTCGTGCTGACCGACTACGAGGCCGTGTGCGGCCACCGGGCGCGGCTGGAGCGCGAGGTCCAGGCCGCCTTCCTGCGCTTCATGGCCTGCCTGCTCAAGGGCTACCGCGCCTACCTGCGGCCCCTCACCCAGGCCCCCTCCGAGCGGGCCCGCGACGTCGCCAACCTCTTCTCCCTGCAGG AATTCCTGAAGTCGCGGGAGCGTTCGAGCCACAAGCTGTACGGGCAGCTGCTGCGGACGCAGATGTTCTCGCAGTTCATCGAGGAGTGCTCCTTCGGgaccgcccggcccgggcccgcgcaCGCCACCGCCGCCCTCGAATTCTTCGACTCCTGCGTGGACAAG GTGCACCCGGAGCAGGAGAGGCCGGAGCCGGCGCCCCTGCTGGACCTGGAGGAACCGACCGGCAgcgagctcaccgtcttcatcaccCCCCCcgaggagccccccgcccccgagggcgCCGAGCCGCCCCCCGTGTACTG TTATGACGGGTTCCCCGAGCTCCGGGCCGAGCTGTTCGAGCCCCCCGAGGAggtgcccgccccctccgccgccgggcccccgcgGAGCACCCCcagcagccccgccccccggaggTCCAAGCAG GAGATGAAGGTGGCCCAGCAGGTGGCTCAGCGGTTGGCGGCGGTGCCCGAGCTGTGGGCGCGCTGCCTGCTGGGCCACTGCTACGGGCTGTGGTTCCTGTGCCTGCCGGCCTACGTGCGGACCGCCCCCTCCAAGGTCCAGGCCCTCCACGCCGCCTACCGGGTGCTGCGCCAGATGGAGCGGCGCAAGGTCGTCCTGCCCGATGAG GTGTGCTACCGCGTGCTCATGCAGCTGTGCTCCCACTACGGACAACCGGTGCTCTCCGTCCGCGTGCTCTTGGACATGCGGCGAGCGGGCATCGTGCCCAACACCGTCACCTACGGCTACTACAACAAG gcgGTGCTGGAGAGCCGGTGGCCGGCGGGCACCGCGGGCGGACGGCTGCGCTGGGCCAAGCTCCGGCACGTGGTCCTGGGGACCGCCCAGTTCCGCCACGGCCTCCGGGAGCGGCAGCGGCGGGCGcagcgggcggcgggccggccccggccaggtgagcgggggcggagggagggcgggcggggc CGCCCGCGGGACGACCCCCCGGAGCGGCCCCCGCCCATCCGCCCCCTGCAGCGGCAGACCACGTGGGCCGGGCGCAGCCTCCGGGACCTGGCCCGCTCCCCCGGGCGCCTGGTGAAGAGCAGCAGCCTGGGCAGCGCCCGCCTGGACGAACCCAGCATCGAGGCCGGGGTGGCGCAGA tGATCGAGGCCATGGGCGCCCTGGAGCCGCACGGGTCGCCGTGGCCCAACGGCAGCCTCTCGGACGTGAGCCTGGCGGCCGGCGAggagccgggcccccggcccgcggcggCCGCCCGGCGGACCCCGTC CCCCGGTCGGggcgggagcgggccgggggggaccccgcggcgggggctgggggaccgGCTGCAGCGGCTGCTGACCCCCTCCCGCCGCAGCCCCCTGCGCCCGCCCCCCGACGGgggcgccgcccggccccgggagcgacccggctccaccgcctccGAG agctcgGCCTCCCTGGACAGCGAGTGGGATCTGTCGGACACCTCGGGCGGCAGCCTGGGGCTCCAGCCCTCGGTCGAGCGACTCGGCGACGCCCCCCCGGCCTGCCAGCCGCCCCCCCTCGAG gTCCTGTTGTCCAGCTGCTCCCTGTGCCCGGCCTGTGACTCGCTGGTGTTCGACGAGGACATCATGGCCGGCTGGGCCCCGGACGACTCCAACCTCAACACCACCTGCCCGTTCTGCGCCCACCCCTTCGCGCCCCTGCTGAGCGTGCGGATCCTCGACGCCCGGCCCAG cgggccgcccgccgccgccgcgcccggCCGCGAcgcccccgtgccgggcggccccggccccgtcttGAGCGACCGCCGCCTCTGCCTGGCCTTGGACGGCCCCGACGTCCACAACGGGGCCTGGCCCCCGGCG CCCGCCCCCCGACGggaagccgggggcggggcctgggcctaCCTCAGCCCCCTGGTCCTGCGGAAGGAGCTGGAGTCGCTGGTGGAGCACGAGGGCAGCGAGGTCCTGGCCCGGCCCGACCTGGTGGCCGCCCACCCCGTCCTCTTCTGGAACCTGCTCTGGTTCTTCCAGCGCCTCGCGCTGCCCAGCACGCTGCCCGGCCTGCTGCCCgctctggccccggcccccgcctgtgACGGGGACGCTGCCGCCCAG atctccccccgcccc gccccgccctcccggccgccccccgcccccgctcagaTCCGGCTGCTGTGGGACGTgctgacccccgacccctccggCTGCCCGCCCCTCTACGTGGTCTGGAGGATGCACA GCCAGGTCCCGCAGCGGGTGGCGTGGACGGGCCCGGTGCCGCCCGCGCTGAGCCTGG